In Taeniopygia guttata chromosome 2, bTaeGut7.mat, whole genome shotgun sequence, one genomic interval encodes:
- the ATP6V1C1 gene encoding V-type proton ATPase subunit C 1, with translation MTEFWLISAPGEKTCQQTWEKLHAATTKHNNLSTNSKFNIPDLKVGTLDVLVGLSDELAKLDAFVESVVKKVAQYMADVLEDSKDKVQENLLANGVDLVTYITRFQWDMAKYPIKQSLKNISEIIAKGVNQIDNDLKARASAYNNLKGNLQNLERKNAGSLLTRSLADIVKKEDFVLDSEYLVTLLVIVPKLNYNDWVKQYETLAEMVVPRSSNVLFEDQDSYLCNVTLFRKAVDDFKHKAREYKFMVRDFQYNEEEMKADKEEMNRLSTDKKKQFGPLVRWLKVNFSEAFIAWIHVKALRVFVESVLRYGLPVNFQAMLLQPNKKTMKKLREVLYDLYKHLDSSAAAIIDATMDIPGLNLSQQEYYPYVYYKIDCNLLEFK, from the exons ATGACAGAGTTTTGGCTGATTTCTGCTCCTGGGGAAAAGACCTGTCAACAGACATGGGAGAAGCTACATGCAGCAACTACAAAACATAACAATCTTTCCACTAATTCAAAGTTCAATATTCCAGACTTGAAG GTTGGTACACTGgatgttttggttggtttgtcAGATGAACTGGCTAAACTGGATGCGTTTGTGGAGAG TGTTGTAAAGAAGGTGGCCCAATATATGGCTGATGTGCTAGAAGACAGTAAAGATAAAGTTCAGGAGAATCTTCTGGCCAATGGAG TTGACTTGGTCACCTATATAACAAGGTTCCAATGGGATATGGCCAAATACCCTATCAAGCAGTCCTTGaagaatatttcagaaattattgCAAAG ggagTAAACCAGATTGACAATGATCTAAAAGCAAGAGCCTCAGCATACAATAATCTGAAAGGGAATCTTCAGaatttggaaagaaagaatgc GGGAAGCTTGCTAACCAGAAGTCTTGCTGATATTGTAAAGAAAGAGGACTTTGTACTTGATTCAGAATATTTGGTCACATTATTAGTGATTGTGCCGAA GTTAAATTACAATGACTGGGTTAAGCAGTATGAAACACTAGCAGAGATGGTTGTACCACGTTCCAGCAA CGTACTCTTTGAGGACCAAGACAGCTACCTTTGTAATGTCACCTTGTTCAGGAAGGCGGTGGATGACTTCAAGCACAAAGCCAGAGAATATAA ATTTATGGTCCGTGACTTCCAGTACAATGAAGAAGAGATGAAAGCTGATAAAGAAGAAATGAATAGACTGTCAACTGACAAGAAGAAACAGTTT ggacCTCTGGTTCGGTGGCTGAAAGTTAATTTCAGTGAAGCTTTCATTGCATGGATTCATGTGAAAGCATTACGTGTTTTCGTTGAATCAGTTTTAAG GTATGGTTTGCCAGTTAACTTCCAGGCAATGCTGCTTCAGCCTAATAAGAAAACAATGAAGAAACTGAGGGAAGTTCTGTATGACTTATACAAACATCTTgacagcagtgcagcagctATCATTGAT GCAACTATGGATATCCCAGGTTTAAACCTCAGCCAGCAGGAGTACTACCCATATGTGTACTACAAGATCGATTGTAATTTGCTGGAATTCAAGTAA